The following coding sequences lie in one Ictalurus punctatus breed USDA103 chromosome 16, Coco_2.0, whole genome shotgun sequence genomic window:
- the LOC108276938 gene encoding thrombospondin type-1 domain-containing protein 1 isoform X3 has translation MTQGFTPLMQFLLQLLLMGFAMAGLHLWPSVHVALSNASVFVTYNADSNMTDSELSMDLVDLDKNVTVLTRPLPFNQSAGILEFDCTYFLYAGNFSFRLDQMGHQGALKSTSSWWSPVLRIQWPTFHFGVERANNNHNSGAFQVSVSTNLDFHVCLNSNSSLYLEVSYMEHNQIGKNTINKVQKRTTHNIQVVKSQHVDLQCASLLTEAGFIQVALKSHYTQQDIKSSGPLYLSRIFSYKLLVENIYKSGCEGTVSVRLLSPPCTVTTGKVLLYKEASAAPKQENLSQLAFHFLTGGENETEFNCSQFDVGQKKYCFHYARIYSQSSSLAHTCIIVQRNAVDMWVPWQTWSGCSVTCGEGVRERVRECLLPPGGGVQCTGMVREQSLCSLEDCTDVLPPVSVSPPPAVDSFLGGNLVVLAGISLCLAVILVTILITVWRKVCHAPKCSSARPDSMHSPGGWKNSDEASICGRSVQRPSFSESMVATALQKGQTCPVSIRAASDKGVLACQQSFLLPMPLPQDPDRLSPSGQKILPPIFGYRLAQQQLKEMKKKGLKEDTRVYLVSQSPVDDTMVEATASTSAALTPVPQDLESQEDVNISHLRKSPFTEPTWPHRNSATLPDRLSPKVDLMLATPKAMFSDRDRRQERTADWVAMVERNRLNFSKNPIFRRTSSFNESNLQHLPKPQPFRERSMTQVTPRQHPEGSCRTRNWEHPIPELEDWSQTKYRIPDSSSDHRQQPWVDMPSFSKSKPTMVHSGSSIPTKNRVTDSHGVGWAPSVGMDRVERAEQNWNRRGPSPIQRNILARKLREANSSTNNHRQRSSTFSSSDQSRGRFRSLPLSADYSSSSYGLTEDEQRMMDISGYLGEEDGTGIMKDLRLT, from the exons ATGACACAGGGTTTCACCCCACTCATGCAATTTTTGCTCCAGCTCCTTCTTATGGGGTTTG CAATGGCTGGTCTACATCTGTGGCCGTCGGTACATGTTGCTCTAAGCAATGCCAGTGTTTTTGTCACTTACAATGCAGACAGCAACATGACAGACAGTGAACTGTCCATGGATTTGGTTGACCTTGATAAAAATGTAACTGTGCTAACTAGACCTCTGCCATTCAACCAGTCAGCGGGCATTCTAGAGTTTGACTGCACATACTTCCTATATGCTGGGAACTTCAGCTTTAGATTAGACCAAATGGGGCACCAGGGTGCACTGAAAAGTACCTCCAGCTGGTGGAGCCCAGTACTACGCATCCAGTGGCCCACTTTCCACTTTGGAGTGGAACGTGCTAACAACAACCACAACTCCGGGGCATTTCAGGTTTCTGTGTCTACCAACCTTGACTTCCATGTCTGCCTGAACAGCAACTCATCCCTCTACCTAGAGGTCAGCTACATGGAGCACAACCAGATTGGGAAGAACACCATCAACAAGGTGCAGAAACGAACGACACACAACATCCAGGTTGTGAAGTCCCAGCATGTGGACCTCCAGTGTGCCTCCCTGCTGACTGAGGCTGGCTTCATCCAAGTAGCTCTCAAGTCCCATTATACCCAACAGGACATCAAATCCTCAGGACCACTCTATCTGTCTCGCATCTTCTCCTACAAGCTTCTGGTTGAGAACATCTACAAGAGTGGTTGTGAGGGCACAGTGTCTGTCCGCCTGCTCTCTCCACCCTGCACAGTCACGACAGGGAAAGTGTTGCTGTATAAGGAGGCCAGTGCTGCTCCAAAGCAGGAAAATCTCTCTCAGCTTGCCTTTCACTTTCTCACCGGAGGGGAGAATGAGACCGAGTTTAATTGCTCGCAGTTTGATGTCGGCCAGAAAAAGTACTGCTTTCATTATGCACGCATCTACAGTCAGTCCTCCAGTTTGGCACACACATGCATCAttgtgcaaagaaatgctg TAGACATGTGGGTCCCATGGCAAACATGGAGCGGATGCAGTGTCACCTGTGGAGAAGGGGTGCGAGAGCGTGTGCGTGAGTGCTTGCTGCCCCCTGGTGGTGGTGTGCAGTGCACTGGCATGGTGAGAGAGCAGTCACTCTGCTCCCTGGAGGACTGCACTG ACGTCCTGCCTCCCGTTTCTGTCTCGCCTCCTCCAGCTGTGGACTCCTTTCTCGGAGGAAACCTAGTTGTGTTGGCTGGTATCTCGCTCTGTCTAGCTGTCATCCTGGTCACTATCCTCATTACCGTGTGGAGGAAAGTGTGCCATGCCCCAAAGTGTAGCTCAGCACGGCCTGACTCTATGCATTCTCCCGGTGGATGGAAGAATTCAGATGAGGCTTCTATTTGTGGACGCAGCGTGCAGAGGCCTAGTTTCTCAGAGAGTATGGTGGCAACTGCACTTCAGAAAGGCCAAACATGTCCTGTGTCTATTCGAGCAGCGTCAGACAAGGGGGTACTGGCCTGTCAGCAGAGTTTCCTCCTCCCCATGCCCTTACCCCAGGATCCTGACCGGCTGTCCCCCTCTGGTCAAAAGATTCTTCCCCCCATTTTTGGGTACCGTTTGGCACAGCAACAGCTTAAGGAAATGAAGAAGAAGGGACTTAAAGAGGATACACGAGTCTATCTTGTCTCCCAGAGTCCTGTTGATGACACCATGGTGGAGGCCACAGCCTCAACATCTGCTGCTCTTACACCAGTGCCTCAGGACCTGGAAAGTCAAGAAGATGTCAATATCAGTCACCTCCGCAAATCCCCTTTCACAGAGCCCACATGGCCTCACAGAAACTCTGCCACTCTGCCTGACAGACTGAGCCCAAAGGTGGACCTTATGTTGGCCACACCAAAAGCTATGTTTAGTGATCGGGACAGACGGCAAGAACGCACTGCAGACTGGGTGGCAATGGTGGAACGAAACAGACTCAATTTTTCTAAGAATCCGATCTTCAGGAGGACATCTAGCTTCAATGAGAGCAACCTGCAGCACTTACCTAAGCCACAGCCTTTTAGGGAGCGGAGCATGACTCAGGTGACCCCTCGCCAGCACCCAGAGGGCAGCTGTAGAACCAGAAACTGGGAGCATCCAATACCTGAGCTGGAGGACTGGTCTCAGACTAAATATAGGATACCTGACAGTTCTAGTGACCACAGGCAGCAACCCTGGGTAGATATGCCTTCCTTCTCGAAATCCAAACCCACAATGGTTCATTCAGGGTCTTCAATACCAACAAAAAATCGAGTAACAGACAGTCATGGAGTGGGCTGGGCCCCATCTGTTGGGATGGATCGAGTAGAAAGGGCAGAACAAAATTGGAATAGGAGAGGTCCATCACCCATCCAGAGGAACATTTTGGCAAGGAAGTTGCGAGAAGCGAATTCATCAACCAACAACCACAGACAGAGAAGTTCCACCTTTTCTAGCTCTGATCAGAGCAGGGGCCGATTCCGAAGCCTCCCACTCTCTGCGGACTACAGCAGCTCCTCCTATGGTCTGACTGAGGATGAGCAACGAATGATGGACATTTCTGGATATCTGGGAGAAGAGGACGGGACAGGAATAATGAAAGACCTCAGACTCACCTGA
- the LOC108276938 gene encoding thrombospondin type-1 domain-containing protein 1 isoform X4 produces MTQGFTPLMQFLLQLLLMGFAMAGLHLWPSVHVALSNASVFVTYNADSNMTDSELSMDLVDLDKNVTVLTRPLPFNQSAGILEFDCTYFLYAGNFSFRLDQMGHQGALKSTSSWWSPVLRIQWPTFHFGVERANNNHNSGAFQVSVSTNLDFHVCLNSNSSLYLEVSYMEHNQIGKNTINKVQKRTTHNIQVVKSQHVDLQCASLLTEAGFIQVALKSHYTQQDIKSSGPLYLSRIFSYKLLVENIYKSGCEGTVSVRLLSPPCTVTTGKVLLYKEASAAPKQENLSQLAFHFLTGGENETEFNCSQFDVGQKKYCFHYARIYSQSSSLAHTCIIVQRNADMWVPWQTWSGCSVTCGEGVRERVRECLLPPGGGVQCTGMVREQSLCSLEDCTDVLPPVSVSPPPAVDSFLGGNLVVLAGISLCLAVILVTILITVWRKVCHAPKCSSARPDSMHSPGGWKNSDEASICGRSVQRPSFSESMVATALQKGQTCPVSIRAASDKGVLACQQSFLLPMPLPQDPDRLSPSGQKILPPIFGYRLAQQQLKEMKKKGLKEDTRVYLVSQSPVDDTMVEATASTSAALTPVPQDLESQEDVNISHLRKSPFTEPTWPHRNSATLPDRLSPKVDLMLATPKAMFSDRDRRQERTADWVAMVERNRLNFSKNPIFRRTSSFNESNLQHLPKPQPFRERSMTQVTPRQHPEGSCRTRNWEHPIPELEDWSQTKYRIPDSSSDHRQQPWVDMPSFSKSKPTMVHSGSSIPTKNRVTDSHGVGWAPSVGMDRVERAEQNWNRRGPSPIQRNILARKLREANSSTNNHRQRSSTFSSSDQSRGRFRSLPLSADYSSSSYGLTEDEQRMMDISGYLGEEDGTGIMKDLRLT; encoded by the exons ATGACACAGGGTTTCACCCCACTCATGCAATTTTTGCTCCAGCTCCTTCTTATGGGGTTTG CAATGGCTGGTCTACATCTGTGGCCGTCGGTACATGTTGCTCTAAGCAATGCCAGTGTTTTTGTCACTTACAATGCAGACAGCAACATGACAGACAGTGAACTGTCCATGGATTTGGTTGACCTTGATAAAAATGTAACTGTGCTAACTAGACCTCTGCCATTCAACCAGTCAGCGGGCATTCTAGAGTTTGACTGCACATACTTCCTATATGCTGGGAACTTCAGCTTTAGATTAGACCAAATGGGGCACCAGGGTGCACTGAAAAGTACCTCCAGCTGGTGGAGCCCAGTACTACGCATCCAGTGGCCCACTTTCCACTTTGGAGTGGAACGTGCTAACAACAACCACAACTCCGGGGCATTTCAGGTTTCTGTGTCTACCAACCTTGACTTCCATGTCTGCCTGAACAGCAACTCATCCCTCTACCTAGAGGTCAGCTACATGGAGCACAACCAGATTGGGAAGAACACCATCAACAAGGTGCAGAAACGAACGACACACAACATCCAGGTTGTGAAGTCCCAGCATGTGGACCTCCAGTGTGCCTCCCTGCTGACTGAGGCTGGCTTCATCCAAGTAGCTCTCAAGTCCCATTATACCCAACAGGACATCAAATCCTCAGGACCACTCTATCTGTCTCGCATCTTCTCCTACAAGCTTCTGGTTGAGAACATCTACAAGAGTGGTTGTGAGGGCACAGTGTCTGTCCGCCTGCTCTCTCCACCCTGCACAGTCACGACAGGGAAAGTGTTGCTGTATAAGGAGGCCAGTGCTGCTCCAAAGCAGGAAAATCTCTCTCAGCTTGCCTTTCACTTTCTCACCGGAGGGGAGAATGAGACCGAGTTTAATTGCTCGCAGTTTGATGTCGGCCAGAAAAAGTACTGCTTTCATTATGCACGCATCTACAGTCAGTCCTCCAGTTTGGCACACACATGCATCAttgtgcaaagaaatgctg ACATGTGGGTCCCATGGCAAACATGGAGCGGATGCAGTGTCACCTGTGGAGAAGGGGTGCGAGAGCGTGTGCGTGAGTGCTTGCTGCCCCCTGGTGGTGGTGTGCAGTGCACTGGCATGGTGAGAGAGCAGTCACTCTGCTCCCTGGAGGACTGCACTG ACGTCCTGCCTCCCGTTTCTGTCTCGCCTCCTCCAGCTGTGGACTCCTTTCTCGGAGGAAACCTAGTTGTGTTGGCTGGTATCTCGCTCTGTCTAGCTGTCATCCTGGTCACTATCCTCATTACCGTGTGGAGGAAAGTGTGCCATGCCCCAAAGTGTAGCTCAGCACGGCCTGACTCTATGCATTCTCCCGGTGGATGGAAGAATTCAGATGAGGCTTCTATTTGTGGACGCAGCGTGCAGAGGCCTAGTTTCTCAGAGAGTATGGTGGCAACTGCACTTCAGAAAGGCCAAACATGTCCTGTGTCTATTCGAGCAGCGTCAGACAAGGGGGTACTGGCCTGTCAGCAGAGTTTCCTCCTCCCCATGCCCTTACCCCAGGATCCTGACCGGCTGTCCCCCTCTGGTCAAAAGATTCTTCCCCCCATTTTTGGGTACCGTTTGGCACAGCAACAGCTTAAGGAAATGAAGAAGAAGGGACTTAAAGAGGATACACGAGTCTATCTTGTCTCCCAGAGTCCTGTTGATGACACCATGGTGGAGGCCACAGCCTCAACATCTGCTGCTCTTACACCAGTGCCTCAGGACCTGGAAAGTCAAGAAGATGTCAATATCAGTCACCTCCGCAAATCCCCTTTCACAGAGCCCACATGGCCTCACAGAAACTCTGCCACTCTGCCTGACAGACTGAGCCCAAAGGTGGACCTTATGTTGGCCACACCAAAAGCTATGTTTAGTGATCGGGACAGACGGCAAGAACGCACTGCAGACTGGGTGGCAATGGTGGAACGAAACAGACTCAATTTTTCTAAGAATCCGATCTTCAGGAGGACATCTAGCTTCAATGAGAGCAACCTGCAGCACTTACCTAAGCCACAGCCTTTTAGGGAGCGGAGCATGACTCAGGTGACCCCTCGCCAGCACCCAGAGGGCAGCTGTAGAACCAGAAACTGGGAGCATCCAATACCTGAGCTGGAGGACTGGTCTCAGACTAAATATAGGATACCTGACAGTTCTAGTGACCACAGGCAGCAACCCTGGGTAGATATGCCTTCCTTCTCGAAATCCAAACCCACAATGGTTCATTCAGGGTCTTCAATACCAACAAAAAATCGAGTAACAGACAGTCATGGAGTGGGCTGGGCCCCATCTGTTGGGATGGATCGAGTAGAAAGGGCAGAACAAAATTGGAATAGGAGAGGTCCATCACCCATCCAGAGGAACATTTTGGCAAGGAAGTTGCGAGAAGCGAATTCATCAACCAACAACCACAGACAGAGAAGTTCCACCTTTTCTAGCTCTGATCAGAGCAGGGGCCGATTCCGAAGCCTCCCACTCTCTGCGGACTACAGCAGCTCCTCCTATGGTCTGACTGAGGATGAGCAACGAATGATGGACATTTCTGGATATCTGGGAGAAGAGGACGGGACAGGAATAATGAAAGACCTCAGACTCACCTGA
- the LOC108276938 gene encoding thrombospondin type-1 domain-containing protein 1 isoform X1 has translation MSCVLFHFLHSSFHFVFFFVCCFPFSAMAGLHLWPSVHVALSNASVFVTYNADSNMTDSELSMDLVDLDKNVTVLTRPLPFNQSAGILEFDCTYFLYAGNFSFRLDQMGHQGALKSTSSWWSPVLRIQWPTFHFGVERANNNHNSGAFQVSVSTNLDFHVCLNSNSSLYLEVSYMEHNQIGKNTINKVQKRTTHNIQVVKSQHVDLQCASLLTEAGFIQVALKSHYTQQDIKSSGPLYLSRIFSYKLLVENIYKSGCEGTVSVRLLSPPCTVTTGKVLLYKEASAAPKQENLSQLAFHFLTGGENETEFNCSQFDVGQKKYCFHYARIYSQSSSLAHTCIIVQRNAVDMWVPWQTWSGCSVTCGEGVRERVRECLLPPGGGVQCTGMVREQSLCSLEDCTDVLPPVSVSPPPAVDSFLGGNLVVLAGISLCLAVILVTILITVWRKVCHAPKCSSARPDSMHSPGGWKNSDEASICGRSVQRPSFSESMVATALQKGQTCPVSIRAASDKGVLACQQSFLLPMPLPQDPDRLSPSGQKILPPIFGYRLAQQQLKEMKKKGLKEDTRVYLVSQSPVDDTMVEATASTSAALTPVPQDLESQEDVNISHLRKSPFTEPTWPHRNSATLPDRLSPKVDLMLATPKAMFSDRDRRQERTADWVAMVERNRLNFSKNPIFRRTSSFNESNLQHLPKPQPFRERSMTQVTPRQHPEGSCRTRNWEHPIPELEDWSQTKYRIPDSSSDHRQQPWVDMPSFSKSKPTMVHSGSSIPTKNRVTDSHGVGWAPSVGMDRVERAEQNWNRRGPSPIQRNILARKLREANSSTNNHRQRSSTFSSSDQSRGRFRSLPLSADYSSSSYGLTEDEQRMMDISGYLGEEDGTGIMKDLRLT, from the exons ATGAGCTGtgtcctttttcattttttgcaCTCATCCTTtcactttgtgtttttttttgtgtgttgttttccATTTTCAGCAATGGCTGGTCTACATCTGTGGCCGTCGGTACATGTTGCTCTAAGCAATGCCAGTGTTTTTGTCACTTACAATGCAGACAGCAACATGACAGACAGTGAACTGTCCATGGATTTGGTTGACCTTGATAAAAATGTAACTGTGCTAACTAGACCTCTGCCATTCAACCAGTCAGCGGGCATTCTAGAGTTTGACTGCACATACTTCCTATATGCTGGGAACTTCAGCTTTAGATTAGACCAAATGGGGCACCAGGGTGCACTGAAAAGTACCTCCAGCTGGTGGAGCCCAGTACTACGCATCCAGTGGCCCACTTTCCACTTTGGAGTGGAACGTGCTAACAACAACCACAACTCCGGGGCATTTCAGGTTTCTGTGTCTACCAACCTTGACTTCCATGTCTGCCTGAACAGCAACTCATCCCTCTACCTAGAGGTCAGCTACATGGAGCACAACCAGATTGGGAAGAACACCATCAACAAGGTGCAGAAACGAACGACACACAACATCCAGGTTGTGAAGTCCCAGCATGTGGACCTCCAGTGTGCCTCCCTGCTGACTGAGGCTGGCTTCATCCAAGTAGCTCTCAAGTCCCATTATACCCAACAGGACATCAAATCCTCAGGACCACTCTATCTGTCTCGCATCTTCTCCTACAAGCTTCTGGTTGAGAACATCTACAAGAGTGGTTGTGAGGGCACAGTGTCTGTCCGCCTGCTCTCTCCACCCTGCACAGTCACGACAGGGAAAGTGTTGCTGTATAAGGAGGCCAGTGCTGCTCCAAAGCAGGAAAATCTCTCTCAGCTTGCCTTTCACTTTCTCACCGGAGGGGAGAATGAGACCGAGTTTAATTGCTCGCAGTTTGATGTCGGCCAGAAAAAGTACTGCTTTCATTATGCACGCATCTACAGTCAGTCCTCCAGTTTGGCACACACATGCATCAttgtgcaaagaaatgctg TAGACATGTGGGTCCCATGGCAAACATGGAGCGGATGCAGTGTCACCTGTGGAGAAGGGGTGCGAGAGCGTGTGCGTGAGTGCTTGCTGCCCCCTGGTGGTGGTGTGCAGTGCACTGGCATGGTGAGAGAGCAGTCACTCTGCTCCCTGGAGGACTGCACTG ACGTCCTGCCTCCCGTTTCTGTCTCGCCTCCTCCAGCTGTGGACTCCTTTCTCGGAGGAAACCTAGTTGTGTTGGCTGGTATCTCGCTCTGTCTAGCTGTCATCCTGGTCACTATCCTCATTACCGTGTGGAGGAAAGTGTGCCATGCCCCAAAGTGTAGCTCAGCACGGCCTGACTCTATGCATTCTCCCGGTGGATGGAAGAATTCAGATGAGGCTTCTATTTGTGGACGCAGCGTGCAGAGGCCTAGTTTCTCAGAGAGTATGGTGGCAACTGCACTTCAGAAAGGCCAAACATGTCCTGTGTCTATTCGAGCAGCGTCAGACAAGGGGGTACTGGCCTGTCAGCAGAGTTTCCTCCTCCCCATGCCCTTACCCCAGGATCCTGACCGGCTGTCCCCCTCTGGTCAAAAGATTCTTCCCCCCATTTTTGGGTACCGTTTGGCACAGCAACAGCTTAAGGAAATGAAGAAGAAGGGACTTAAAGAGGATACACGAGTCTATCTTGTCTCCCAGAGTCCTGTTGATGACACCATGGTGGAGGCCACAGCCTCAACATCTGCTGCTCTTACACCAGTGCCTCAGGACCTGGAAAGTCAAGAAGATGTCAATATCAGTCACCTCCGCAAATCCCCTTTCACAGAGCCCACATGGCCTCACAGAAACTCTGCCACTCTGCCTGACAGACTGAGCCCAAAGGTGGACCTTATGTTGGCCACACCAAAAGCTATGTTTAGTGATCGGGACAGACGGCAAGAACGCACTGCAGACTGGGTGGCAATGGTGGAACGAAACAGACTCAATTTTTCTAAGAATCCGATCTTCAGGAGGACATCTAGCTTCAATGAGAGCAACCTGCAGCACTTACCTAAGCCACAGCCTTTTAGGGAGCGGAGCATGACTCAGGTGACCCCTCGCCAGCACCCAGAGGGCAGCTGTAGAACCAGAAACTGGGAGCATCCAATACCTGAGCTGGAGGACTGGTCTCAGACTAAATATAGGATACCTGACAGTTCTAGTGACCACAGGCAGCAACCCTGGGTAGATATGCCTTCCTTCTCGAAATCCAAACCCACAATGGTTCATTCAGGGTCTTCAATACCAACAAAAAATCGAGTAACAGACAGTCATGGAGTGGGCTGGGCCCCATCTGTTGGGATGGATCGAGTAGAAAGGGCAGAACAAAATTGGAATAGGAGAGGTCCATCACCCATCCAGAGGAACATTTTGGCAAGGAAGTTGCGAGAAGCGAATTCATCAACCAACAACCACAGACAGAGAAGTTCCACCTTTTCTAGCTCTGATCAGAGCAGGGGCCGATTCCGAAGCCTCCCACTCTCTGCGGACTACAGCAGCTCCTCCTATGGTCTGACTGAGGATGAGCAACGAATGATGGACATTTCTGGATATCTGGGAGAAGAGGACGGGACAGGAATAATGAAAGACCTCAGACTCACCTGA
- the LOC108276938 gene encoding thrombospondin type-1 domain-containing protein 1 isoform X2, producing the protein MSCVLFHFLHSSFHFVFFFVCCFPFSAMAGLHLWPSVHVALSNASVFVTYNADSNMTDSELSMDLVDLDKNVTVLTRPLPFNQSAGILEFDCTYFLYAGNFSFRLDQMGHQGALKSTSSWWSPVLRIQWPTFHFGVERANNNHNSGAFQVSVSTNLDFHVCLNSNSSLYLEVSYMEHNQIGKNTINKVQKRTTHNIQVVKSQHVDLQCASLLTEAGFIQVALKSHYTQQDIKSSGPLYLSRIFSYKLLVENIYKSGCEGTVSVRLLSPPCTVTTGKVLLYKEASAAPKQENLSQLAFHFLTGGENETEFNCSQFDVGQKKYCFHYARIYSQSSSLAHTCIIVQRNADMWVPWQTWSGCSVTCGEGVRERVRECLLPPGGGVQCTGMVREQSLCSLEDCTDVLPPVSVSPPPAVDSFLGGNLVVLAGISLCLAVILVTILITVWRKVCHAPKCSSARPDSMHSPGGWKNSDEASICGRSVQRPSFSESMVATALQKGQTCPVSIRAASDKGVLACQQSFLLPMPLPQDPDRLSPSGQKILPPIFGYRLAQQQLKEMKKKGLKEDTRVYLVSQSPVDDTMVEATASTSAALTPVPQDLESQEDVNISHLRKSPFTEPTWPHRNSATLPDRLSPKVDLMLATPKAMFSDRDRRQERTADWVAMVERNRLNFSKNPIFRRTSSFNESNLQHLPKPQPFRERSMTQVTPRQHPEGSCRTRNWEHPIPELEDWSQTKYRIPDSSSDHRQQPWVDMPSFSKSKPTMVHSGSSIPTKNRVTDSHGVGWAPSVGMDRVERAEQNWNRRGPSPIQRNILARKLREANSSTNNHRQRSSTFSSSDQSRGRFRSLPLSADYSSSSYGLTEDEQRMMDISGYLGEEDGTGIMKDLRLT; encoded by the exons ATGAGCTGtgtcctttttcattttttgcaCTCATCCTTtcactttgtgtttttttttgtgtgttgttttccATTTTCAGCAATGGCTGGTCTACATCTGTGGCCGTCGGTACATGTTGCTCTAAGCAATGCCAGTGTTTTTGTCACTTACAATGCAGACAGCAACATGACAGACAGTGAACTGTCCATGGATTTGGTTGACCTTGATAAAAATGTAACTGTGCTAACTAGACCTCTGCCATTCAACCAGTCAGCGGGCATTCTAGAGTTTGACTGCACATACTTCCTATATGCTGGGAACTTCAGCTTTAGATTAGACCAAATGGGGCACCAGGGTGCACTGAAAAGTACCTCCAGCTGGTGGAGCCCAGTACTACGCATCCAGTGGCCCACTTTCCACTTTGGAGTGGAACGTGCTAACAACAACCACAACTCCGGGGCATTTCAGGTTTCTGTGTCTACCAACCTTGACTTCCATGTCTGCCTGAACAGCAACTCATCCCTCTACCTAGAGGTCAGCTACATGGAGCACAACCAGATTGGGAAGAACACCATCAACAAGGTGCAGAAACGAACGACACACAACATCCAGGTTGTGAAGTCCCAGCATGTGGACCTCCAGTGTGCCTCCCTGCTGACTGAGGCTGGCTTCATCCAAGTAGCTCTCAAGTCCCATTATACCCAACAGGACATCAAATCCTCAGGACCACTCTATCTGTCTCGCATCTTCTCCTACAAGCTTCTGGTTGAGAACATCTACAAGAGTGGTTGTGAGGGCACAGTGTCTGTCCGCCTGCTCTCTCCACCCTGCACAGTCACGACAGGGAAAGTGTTGCTGTATAAGGAGGCCAGTGCTGCTCCAAAGCAGGAAAATCTCTCTCAGCTTGCCTTTCACTTTCTCACCGGAGGGGAGAATGAGACCGAGTTTAATTGCTCGCAGTTTGATGTCGGCCAGAAAAAGTACTGCTTTCATTATGCACGCATCTACAGTCAGTCCTCCAGTTTGGCACACACATGCATCAttgtgcaaagaaatgctg ACATGTGGGTCCCATGGCAAACATGGAGCGGATGCAGTGTCACCTGTGGAGAAGGGGTGCGAGAGCGTGTGCGTGAGTGCTTGCTGCCCCCTGGTGGTGGTGTGCAGTGCACTGGCATGGTGAGAGAGCAGTCACTCTGCTCCCTGGAGGACTGCACTG ACGTCCTGCCTCCCGTTTCTGTCTCGCCTCCTCCAGCTGTGGACTCCTTTCTCGGAGGAAACCTAGTTGTGTTGGCTGGTATCTCGCTCTGTCTAGCTGTCATCCTGGTCACTATCCTCATTACCGTGTGGAGGAAAGTGTGCCATGCCCCAAAGTGTAGCTCAGCACGGCCTGACTCTATGCATTCTCCCGGTGGATGGAAGAATTCAGATGAGGCTTCTATTTGTGGACGCAGCGTGCAGAGGCCTAGTTTCTCAGAGAGTATGGTGGCAACTGCACTTCAGAAAGGCCAAACATGTCCTGTGTCTATTCGAGCAGCGTCAGACAAGGGGGTACTGGCCTGTCAGCAGAGTTTCCTCCTCCCCATGCCCTTACCCCAGGATCCTGACCGGCTGTCCCCCTCTGGTCAAAAGATTCTTCCCCCCATTTTTGGGTACCGTTTGGCACAGCAACAGCTTAAGGAAATGAAGAAGAAGGGACTTAAAGAGGATACACGAGTCTATCTTGTCTCCCAGAGTCCTGTTGATGACACCATGGTGGAGGCCACAGCCTCAACATCTGCTGCTCTTACACCAGTGCCTCAGGACCTGGAAAGTCAAGAAGATGTCAATATCAGTCACCTCCGCAAATCCCCTTTCACAGAGCCCACATGGCCTCACAGAAACTCTGCCACTCTGCCTGACAGACTGAGCCCAAAGGTGGACCTTATGTTGGCCACACCAAAAGCTATGTTTAGTGATCGGGACAGACGGCAAGAACGCACTGCAGACTGGGTGGCAATGGTGGAACGAAACAGACTCAATTTTTCTAAGAATCCGATCTTCAGGAGGACATCTAGCTTCAATGAGAGCAACCTGCAGCACTTACCTAAGCCACAGCCTTTTAGGGAGCGGAGCATGACTCAGGTGACCCCTCGCCAGCACCCAGAGGGCAGCTGTAGAACCAGAAACTGGGAGCATCCAATACCTGAGCTGGAGGACTGGTCTCAGACTAAATATAGGATACCTGACAGTTCTAGTGACCACAGGCAGCAACCCTGGGTAGATATGCCTTCCTTCTCGAAATCCAAACCCACAATGGTTCATTCAGGGTCTTCAATACCAACAAAAAATCGAGTAACAGACAGTCATGGAGTGGGCTGGGCCCCATCTGTTGGGATGGATCGAGTAGAAAGGGCAGAACAAAATTGGAATAGGAGAGGTCCATCACCCATCCAGAGGAACATTTTGGCAAGGAAGTTGCGAGAAGCGAATTCATCAACCAACAACCACAGACAGAGAAGTTCCACCTTTTCTAGCTCTGATCAGAGCAGGGGCCGATTCCGAAGCCTCCCACTCTCTGCGGACTACAGCAGCTCCTCCTATGGTCTGACTGAGGATGAGCAACGAATGATGGACATTTCTGGATATCTGGGAGAAGAGGACGGGACAGGAATAATGAAAGACCTCAGACTCACCTGA